The genomic segment GATCGCCCGGCTGCTCGGGAAGACCGCGGCCGGGCGCAAACGGGAGCTGCTCCACGGCCACGGCACCGACCTGCCCGTCGTGCTCCTCGTCGGCGGACCCGGCATGGGCAAGGGACGGCTGCTGCGCTGCATACGGACGCGGTTCGGGCCGCGCGTGCCCACCGCGTACCTGGACTGCGCCCAGACCGACGCGCGGGAACTGGCCGAGGAGCGGCCCGGCAGCCGTTCGGAGGTGACCGAGGTGCTGCGCAAGATCGCGCTGCAGTACGGCGACTGGGGCGGCGACGGCGGCGGGATCGCCGTGCCGCGGCTGTACGCGGGACTCGCGGCCGTGGCCGCAAGCGACCGGCTCGCCCGCGCCGCACCCCTGGTCGACGAGGTGGGGCGGCTCGACGGGATCCTGCCGCCCGGTTCCTTCTGGCGCGGCGTGCTGAAGGGGACGGCCAAGAACTACGTGGGGTATCTGGCGGGGCTCGTCACCAGCCCGCTCGCCTCGCCCTTCCTCAACGCGCTGCTGGAGGGGCTCTTCGCCCGCGTCTCCACGGAGGGCAGGGCCGCGCTCGCCGCCTGCTACGGCGAGTACCCCGGCGCGGGCGGCCACCCGCAGGCCGGACTGCGGGCGCTCGGCGAGGATTTCCAGCAGGGCGGCGAGGCGCGCAGGATCGCCGAGGGCTTCCTGTTCCGGGCGCTGCGGCAGGACATCGACGCCGCCTACCACGGGGTGCGCGGCCGCATGTCGCGCGTGGGGCGCCCCGCCCTGCTCCTCGACCACGCCGACGGCTCCCTCGGCCGGCGCCTGCTGAAACCGGCCCTGGAGGACCGGGAGCGCGGGCACCACGACCGGCTCGTCATCTTCGCGACGGCCCGGCGCGAGGACGGCGGCCGCTTCCTCCACCGGGCCGGCAGCACCCACGAGTCCATGGCGACCTGGCAGCCCTTCACCGGGACGCTCCCCGAGTGGAGCAGGCCGCCCGGCGGCGTCCCCGACCACGCGCCCCTGTGGCGCGGCGTCCTCCTCGTCCGCATGCCCGTGCTCACCCGCGACCGGCAGAAGGACGAGATCGGCCGGCTGCGCGGCGGCCACGAGCAGCCCGACAACGCCGTCCGGCTCCGCATCCACAGCGGTGTGCACCGGCTGAGCGGCGGCCGGCCCCGGTTCGTGACCCGGCTCGGCGAGGCCACCGCCGCCACCGTCTTCCCGACGCCCGAGGAGTGCACCGACTGGGCGATCCTGGACGCCCGGGTCCGCGCGGGCGAGGACGAGCAGGGCCGTCCCGTCGCCGACCGCCCCGTGGCCGACGTACTCGTCGACGAACTCATCGACGGGGAACGCCCCGAGGAGCTGCCGCCCGAACACCGCAGCCACTGGCTCGACCTCCTCACCCATCTGTCCGTCGCGCACGACGTGGAGTGCGCCCAGACGCTGATGCGCGCCGTCCAGGAGGGCCGCACCGAGCGGCTGAACGCCTACCGCATCGCCGAACTCCTGGAGGACACCGGCTGGCCCCGCTGCCCCCGGCACTTCATCGGCGACCTCGGCCTGCGCAGGCTCCTCACCCGACGCCTTTACCGGCTGCGCGACGGGGGAGCCGCCTGGCACGCCGACCACGCCCTGCTCCAGGGCCACTACCGCGACCTGGGCGACCGCCACCCCGACCCGCTGTTCGTCACCGCCGCCGCCCACCGCATGCACCATCTCCTCGCCTCCGACGGCGCGGACCTCGTCACCCGCTATCTCGCGGACGCCTTCCGCACCCGGCCCGTCGACGAGTGGTGCGAGGAACTCCTCGCTATCGCCGACGCCGCGCTGATCGGCGTCGCCGACGAGCGGTACGCGCGTGCCCTCGGCGAGACGCAGGTGCGCGGCGACACCCTGCGGCGCCAGGTCGACCGGCTCCTGCACGCCGTGTGGCTCACCGAGGACCGGACGCAGCCGCTGGAGGAGATCGTGCCGGGCGTCCTGCGCGGGCCCCTGCGGGAGCTCAGCGAGGAGCTGGCGCGGATCGCCGACGAGGCCGTGCGGTACCAGGGGCTCGAGGGGGCCGACGTGGCACGGGCGGCGGACGGGGCCGCGCTCCTCATCCGCATGGCCCGCGACTGGGGGGACCGGGCCGAGGACAAACAGCCGCTGAAGCGGTGCGTGTGCACGGAACACATCGGCTTCGGCTGACCGGCTCAGGACGGCCGACCGTTTCACCGAGAGGGAGGGGCAGCGTTGAGGCAGTTCGGGAACTGGCTGTACAACACGTTCTTGGCCAACTGGATGCGCAGGATCGTCACGCTGGCCGGCCTCGTGGCCGCGGGCGTGCTCCTGTACGTCTTCCTGCCCCCGATCGGCGAAGCCGAGAGCTGTGCCGCGGGCGTGGAGAAGCACGGCGGCGAGTGCATCGGCGTCAACGGCAGCGGCTACGCCTTCGGGACGCCGGAGATCGACAAGGTGGCGCGGGCCATCGCCAAGGAGAACGAGGAGTTCGTCGGCGACAAACCGCACGTCACCGTCGCCCTGATGGTGCCCCTCCAGCCCGACATCGACGCCGAACGCATCCAGCTGCGCAGCGAGATCCAGGGCGCCTACCTGGCCCAGTACCGCGCCAACCGCGAGGAGAACACCCCGCTGCTGCGACTCGTCCTCGCCAACCCCGGAGACTCGTACGCCCAACAGGACCGCGTCGTCGACCAGCTGGCGGAGCTGGCGGACGACAAGAAGGACAACCTCCGCGCCGTCACCGGCTTCAACCTCAGCCTGGACGCCACGAAGAAGGCCATCACGCGCCTCACCGGCGAACTGCACATCCCGGTCCTCGCGAGCCGCGTCAGCGCGGACGAGCTCGCCAACCCCGAGGGCGGCGGCAAGGACCCCTATCCCGGTCTCGCCCGCATCATCCCGACCAACCGCCAGCAGGCCGACGCGCTGGCCAGCTTCCACGGCGAGCTCAGGGACGAACAGACCGTGCTCGTCAGGGACAAGCGGGCGCACGACATCTACAACGACTCGCTCGCCAAGGCCTTCAGCCGCGACGAGGACGGCCCGCCGGGACCCAAGGACCAGACCTTCGAATCACCGTCCATCACCGACCCCGGTGACACGGGCAACGACTTCACGCTCATCGCCCAGAACATCTGCCAGTCCACGGCACGCTACGTCTACTTCGCGGGACGCCCCGTCCACCTGCGGCTCTTCGCCCTGAAACTCGCCGACGTGCAGTGCCGCGGCAAGAAGTACACGATCGTCAGCGGCTCCGGCGCGGCCACGCTCAACCGCTACATGAAGGACGACGACTGGGAGCGGCTGCGCGGCGGCGGCAAGGAACCCGTCGTCAGGGTGCAGTACGCGGCGCCGGGCCACCCCGACGCCTGGGACCGCGAGCTGCGCGACCCGAAGCGCGCGGGGGAACGCCGCGACCACTTCACCGAGCCCCGGGCCGAGCTGAACAAGCTCCGCACACTGATCGACAAGGGCAGCGCCGGGGACATCGGGCCCGTCCCGCTGGAGGACTCGCGCACGATGCTGGTGTACGACGGCACGCGCACGATCGCCAAGGCGGTGCTGCTCGCCAACGCCCAGACCGAGGGCACGGTGCCGCCCCTGAAGCGGGTCTCCGACATGTGGCAGCGCCTCGAAGCGGTCAACCGCGTCCGTGGGACCAGCGGCTGGATCTGTCTGACCAACGCGGGGAACGCCTACGACAAGCCCGTCGCCGTCGTCGAACTCGACCCGCGCACCGAGAAGCTCCGGTACGTCGGCGTCGGCTGGCCCACGGGCAGGCCTCAGCCCGACGACTGCCGGGTGCCCAGCGACACCTGAGACACCCGGCAGGAGGAGCGGCTACGGCGTCAGCGACTGGCCCAGCTTCGCGCCCGCCGGAGTGCCCAGGAGCGTACGGCCGTAGTAGACGCCGCTCGCCCCGGGAACGCCCGAACTTCCGCTGTCCAGCTGGAGGATCGTGCCGTCACCCGTGTCCTCGCCCTCGACACCGATCGCCAGGTCGGCGCGCCCGTTGCCGGACAGGTCGGCCAGCGTCACCGACGAGCCGAGCCGGTCGCCCGCCTCGGTGGAGCCGTGCACGTCGGGCTCGTCCTGCGAGAAGGCCTTCGCGCCCGTGCCGGTCAGGCCGGACCCCGAACCCTTCAGGAGCAGCGACGTGCCCGCGTCCGCGCGGTTCTTGTCGGCGCGGGTGATGTCCTCGCCCGGGGCGCCCGTCAGGACGTCCGCGTAGCCGTCGAGGTCGTAGTCGCCCGCCGCGACCGACCAGCCCATCGCGTCGCCCGACTCGGCGGCGCCGGGCACCCCGGACGTCGCCTGGTGGACCGTCTTCATCCCGGTCGTCGTGAACCCCGTCGACGTGCCCGGGACCACCGTGACCTGGCCGCCCGCGTGGGCGCCCGACTCGGCGGTGTACGGCTGGCCGATGACCAGGTCGTCGTAGCCGTTGCCGTTGACGTCGCCCACGGCGACCGAGCGGCCGCCGGGCACGGAGAGCACGCCGACCCGGCTGAGGCCCGAGCGGCCGCCCCTGAACCAGGCGACCTTGCCCTTGCCCGCCTGGTCGCGGTAGGTCAGCGCGACGTCCGCGTAACCGTCCCGGTTGAAGTCGCCGGACGCGGCGTCGGGGTACGAGATGGCCGTGTCGCCCGAGGTGAGGCTGCCGCCCGACTCGCGCTCCGGGTCGAGCCGGGCGGCCCAGGAGCCGCCGGTGCCCGTCGACGCGGCGAACACATCCGCCTTGCCGTCGGCGTTGAAGTCGCCGGACGCGACCGCGGCGCCGAACCGGGCGCCGGGGTAGTGGAAGTCGGGCGACAGCTGCATGTCCGTGCCGGACGTGAACGTCGGCCCGTACAGCATGGTGACCGCGCCGCGGTCCTTGTGGGAGTCGTCGTCCTCGCCCGGGGCGCCGATGACGAGGTCGGCGTACCCGTCGGCGTTCAGATCGCCCCACGCGGTGGCGGCGCCCCAGTCGTCGCCGGTCTCGGAGGCGCCGGGGACGCCCTCGCTCGCCTGCGTCAGGGAGATCTTCGACGCGCCGACAGGACCGCCGAGGCCGCCGGGGACGACCGTCACGCGGCCGCGGTTCGAGGACGCCTTCGGGGTGCCCGCGATCAGGTCCGTGATGCCGTCGCGGTTGTAGTCGGCGGTCGGGACGGCGGAGTTGCGGCCCGCGCTGCTCGCGAAGCGGCGTATCTCACCGAGCTTCGCGTACAGGTTCTTGCCGGGGCAGAGCGTCGCGAAGCCGTCCCGGTGGCCGGAGACGGTGTTCAGCGACGCCTGGTCGCCCTTCTTCCACACGCCGGTGTCGCCCGCCGCGGTCAGCGTCACCTTGCCGGCCGGGTCGCCGCCGTACTGGCCGAGCTTCCACGCCGCCACGCGCGCCACCGACTCCAGGGCGGCGCGGCTCGGCTTCCCGGCGGGCTTGTCCGTCGCCGGGTCGCCCTCGAAGTCGCCGAGGACGGCGATGCCGGTGGAGTCGCCGTCGAAGCCGTCGGTGTGCGCGCCGCGCACCGGCAGGTCGATGCCGCCCGCGCGGCCCTCGAAGATCTGGCCGCACTTGTCCACGAGGAAGTTGTAGCCGAGGTCGTTCCCGTGCTCGACCTCCAGCTGGTACGCCATGATGCCGCGGACCAGCGACGGGGACTCGGCGCAGCTGTAGTCGTTCGAGCCGGCCGTGTGGTGGACGAAGACCGCCTTGACCTTCTCGATGTACTCCGGCGGGCCCTCGACCTTGGACTCGTCGGCGCCCCAGGCCGCGCGGCCGATCACGGGCGGCTGCGTGACGGTCGACGGCGGGGCCGTCGGCTTGGTGGGGGTCGGGTCCGGTTCGGCGGGCGGGGTGTCGGACGGGTCCGCGGTCGGGGTGCCGGAGGGGTCCGCGGACTCCGAGGGGGCGGACGGGTCCGGCTCGCCCGGCGTCGGGGTGGGGGCGTCGGCGGCGAACGCCGCGGGAGCCATGGCGGTGCCCTTGGTGGACTTGCCGTTGGACGTCCCGCTGCCCCCGTCGAGCGCCGGGTTCTTCGCCTCCTTGGTGGTCACGCCCGGGTCCACGAGGTCGACCTGGAGCCCCTCGGGCAGCTCGGCGCCCGCGGACCCGTCGGCCGCGACGACGCGGACCTCGACACCGTCGGAAGGACCGACCCACAGCGGACCGGACGCGGCGCGACTGCCGCCCTCGCCCTTCTCCACGGGATGCGTCTCCAGGTCGAGGGCCCGCCAGGCGCTCCACACCTCGGAGCCGACGGCACGCGTACGCACCTGCGCCGTGCCCGGCAGCTCCTTGCCGGCCCCGTCCCACGAGACACCGAGGAGGGAGAACAGCTCGGTCGACGTGCGCGACAGCCCCCGCTTCGTCGCGCCGTCGGCCTCCAGCGGAAGATCGTGCACGCTCGTCGGCCGTGTGGCGCGCGGGTCGACGCCGGGGGCCTCCCCGTCGCTGGGACCGGCCACGGCGTACGTCACCGCACCCGCGCCGCTCAGTGCGACGGCCCCGATCGTCAGCCACGCCCTGCGTTTGAGACTCAACGGTCGGTACGCATGCGTGGTACGCGCCTTTTGGCGCGGTTTGCGCGGGCTCAATTGCCTTACCCCTCAGCGAAA from the Streptomyces venezuelae genome contains:
- a CDS encoding FG-GAP-like repeat-containing protein encodes the protein MSLKRRAWLTIGAVALSGAGAVTYAVAGPSDGEAPGVDPRATRPTSVHDLPLEADGATKRGLSRTSTELFSLLGVSWDGAGKELPGTAQVRTRAVGSEVWSAWRALDLETHPVEKGEGGSRAASGPLWVGPSDGVEVRVVAADGSAGAELPEGLQVDLVDPGVTTKEAKNPALDGGSGTSNGKSTKGTAMAPAAFAADAPTPTPGEPDPSAPSESADPSGTPTADPSDTPPAEPDPTPTKPTAPPSTVTQPPVIGRAAWGADESKVEGPPEYIEKVKAVFVHHTAGSNDYSCAESPSLVRGIMAYQLEVEHGNDLGYNFLVDKCGQIFEGRAGGIDLPVRGAHTDGFDGDSTGIAVLGDFEGDPATDKPAGKPSRAALESVARVAAWKLGQYGGDPAGKVTLTAAGDTGVWKKGDQASLNTVSGHRDGFATLCPGKNLYAKLGEIRRFASSAGRNSAVPTADYNRDGITDLIAGTPKASSNRGRVTVVPGGLGGPVGASKISLTQASEGVPGASETGDDWGAATAWGDLNADGYADLVIGAPGEDDDSHKDRGAVTMLYGPTFTSGTDMQLSPDFHYPGARFGAAVASGDFNADGKADVFAASTGTGGSWAARLDPERESGGSLTSGDTAISYPDAASGDFNRDGYADVALTYRDQAGKGKVAWFRGGRSGLSRVGVLSVPGGRSVAVGDVNGNGYDDLVIGQPYTAESGAHAGGQVTVVPGTSTGFTTTGMKTVHQATSGVPGAAESGDAMGWSVAAGDYDLDGYADVLTGAPGEDITRADKNRADAGTSLLLKGSGSGLTGTGAKAFSQDEPDVHGSTEAGDRLGSSVTLADLSGNGRADLAIGVEGEDTGDGTILQLDSGSSGVPGASGVYYGRTLLGTPAGAKLGQSLTP
- a CDS encoding amino acid ABC transporter substrate-binding protein — translated: MRQFGNWLYNTFLANWMRRIVTLAGLVAAGVLLYVFLPPIGEAESCAAGVEKHGGECIGVNGSGYAFGTPEIDKVARAIAKENEEFVGDKPHVTVALMVPLQPDIDAERIQLRSEIQGAYLAQYRANREENTPLLRLVLANPGDSYAQQDRVVDQLAELADDKKDNLRAVTGFNLSLDATKKAITRLTGELHIPVLASRVSADELANPEGGGKDPYPGLARIIPTNRQQADALASFHGELRDEQTVLVRDKRAHDIYNDSLAKAFSRDEDGPPGPKDQTFESPSITDPGDTGNDFTLIAQNICQSTARYVYFAGRPVHLRLFALKLADVQCRGKKYTIVSGSGAATLNRYMKDDDWERLRGGGKEPVVRVQYAAPGHPDAWDRELRDPKRAGERRDHFTEPRAELNKLRTLIDKGSAGDIGPVPLEDSRTMLVYDGTRTIAKAVLLANAQTEGTVPPLKRVSDMWQRLEAVNRVRGTSGWICLTNAGNAYDKPVAVVELDPRTEKLRYVGVGWPTGRPQPDDCRVPSDT